Proteins encoded in a region of the Elusimicrobiota bacterium genome:
- a CDS encoding carboxypeptidase regulatory-like domain-containing protein, with product MKNAEQTQNKTHRTDTEQRIWNSDYKKHQLKLGRITFYLLPFTFYLSTFLPFYLSTCLYADVINTVAGTGVSGFSGDGGAATSAQVAMPRGINMDTSGNIYIADTGNHCIRKVNTSGIISTVVNTSTQAGFSGDGGAATSAQLNFPSDVAVDSSGNLYIADSSNHRIRKVNTSGIITTVAGTGTAGYSGDGGAATDAKLNQPMGVTIKGSDLYIADTNNNRIRKVDSSGIITTVAGTGVSGSSGDGGAATSAQISEVRSVTFDNAGNYYIVELTSSCVRKVNTSGIISTVAGTPGSSGFSGDNGAATSAQLWNPRDIAVDSSGNLYIADGSNHRIRRVNTSGIITTVAGTGTAGYSGDGGDPRAANLNAPHGIAFDSSYNLYYVGHCEYTVRKIVYTGTIQGNLVYTGSQTGTYIVNVSTDINFSVQNTTKPATTSYTSSGLLGANTHYVQGFLDTNGNSKVENFEPRRAYPAIQQPDTDPATASMKQNYVEIGSTVSNINLNFIDYGALAGEITKTSAQTGNIVVYVATNTWPSPGNRYSRTGAGESELVLAAPGNYTLYVPTAPGNYSVIAFIDGDSDLYRDTGEDYAQSLATMTVTALTTSYINLNIAPETLAQPSNFYATSVAVSSIQWQFTDNADNETGMYVSSGINTTMRLSENLGPLAGTGGTTKWWETGLSINTQYTRYAEAYNAGGSTWSVSASTYTLANPPSGSSIVSVSSFSISISWSNNSNPGYTRWGILRSSDNFGTSTTLKAFVDNYTSTSYTDSAGLNPATTYWYKVNAFNEDVYATTYDTTVSTITLPPPLPAQPSNFYATSVAVSSIQWQFTDNADNETGMYVSSGINTTMRLSENLGPLAGTGGTTKWWETGLSINTQYTRYAEAYNAGGSTWSVSASTYTLANPPSGSSIVSVSSFSISISWSNNSNPGYTRWGILRSSDNFGTSTTLKAFVDNYTSTSYTDSAGLNPATTYWYKVNAFNEDGLATGYDTTITTVTLPAPQPPLAPSNLHPTLVGSTSIQWQFTDNADNETGLYVSSGTNTAMRISPNLANGTYTGTTSWVETTLSPNVQYTRYAEAYNASGSTWSVSASTYTLANPPSGSSIVSVSSFSISISWSNNSNPGYTRWGILRSSDNFGTSTTLKAFVDNYTSTSYTDSLGINPNATYWYKVNAFNENGLATGYDTTITTVTLPAPQPPLAPSNLHPTLVGSTSIQWQFTDNADNETGLYVSSGTNTAMRISPNLANGTYTGTTSWVETTLSPNVQYTRYAEAYNASGSTWSVSASTYTLANPPSGSSIVSVSSFSISISWSNNSNPNYTRWGILRSSDSFLSSITIKGYADNYTNTNYTDTDGLTASTSYWYKVQGWNQNGIATDFDTTVSTQTLSPEAVPPPAQPTYPTTALIGTTSIQWQFTDNANNETGLYVSSGTSIVYRLSSNLGPLAGTGGTTSWWELSLAVNTPYTRYAEANNATGSNWSDSSTKYTAAKPPSGSGIVSVSSVSVSISWSANSNPNYTRWGILRSADNFASSTTLKSFSDNYTSTSYTDSAGLNPATTYWYKVNAFNEDGIASVYDLAMTTITLFVPVAPSGMNGTALSPTSIEWSWVDNASNEDVYRVKSDTNGVMASLSANTNSWPETNLSVNTLYNRYVEAFNTIGASSSTTVGKYTLANSPVTLIFKSVGTSSVELQWDVNDNPIWTRFGIAQSTTSDFTGPTVSTPVVFANNLTSNVKTVSDLEAATTYYFRVWAYNGDQIESAPIQSSTRTVVPPLVRPSNLYPTLVGSTSIQWQFTDNADNETGLYISTGTYTTMRISENLGPLTATGGTTKWWEQGLSINTAYTRYAEAYNADGSIWSVSISSYTAAMPPSLTAVLNVSQNSITLNWSNNSNPTGTEYQASRSTASNFGNEVFSNWTTNTGILIGSLPSDTTYYLRVRARNGDGIITQYDTPVSTKTEPGPPNGTADNLTGTVISTSSIQWAWTDTATNETGYRVKRSPDGTNISGDKPKDTVSWLQTGLSCNVIAYVYVEAFNAYGTSTSVIASKYTLANPPSGSGIVSVSSFSISISWSNNSNPTGTKWGILRSVDNFASSTTLKAFSDNYTTTSYLASDLLPLTSYWFKVCAYNEEGIATTDISVATITLSPPQPPAPTTGWLAGKVTKSDGITGIGQAVVEAIQSGIVKSSATTSTNGTYQFINLSTGTYDVRATATGYISQTKTGYTVSAGATTTVNFVLQEQTGTITGKVTKSDGVTGITQAIVEALQSGIVKSSATTSTNGTYQLINLSTGTYDVRATATGYISQTKTGYTVSAGVTTTVNFELQETASVGIISGKVTKTDGTTTLPNALVEAFQSGTITGVAKYSSALVKSTTTTDTAGNYSLVLTPGVYDIRVSLTGYQSQTKMGCEASAGKTTTLDFALYATIDEKPQKEYKTTLGQNLFIPSKGGTCKVGFSVPVSGKVTIKIYDILGRYITTLVDDEFNAGNYQKDWDGTDEGKEIVPPGVYILHYEYPGGKKETRKIGVKR from the coding sequence ATGAAAAACGCAGAACAGACACAAAACAAAACACACAGAACAGACACAGAACAAAGAATATGGAATAGCGACTACAAAAAACACCAACTGAAGTTGGGTAGAATTACCTTTTACCTTTTACCTTTTACCTTTTACCTTTCTACCTTTCTACCTTTCTACCTTTCTACCTGCCTCTATGCGGATGTAATAAATACTGTTGCAGGAACAGGTGTATCAGGTTTTTCAGGTGATGGTGGTGCTGCAACCTCTGCACAGGTAGCTATGCCACGTGGTATAAATATGGACACCTCCGGAAATATATATATCGCAGATACCGGTAATCATTGTATTCGTAAAGTGAACACATCAGGCATAATTTCTACTGTTGTTAATACATCTACACAAGCAGGTTTTTCAGGTGATGGTGGTGCTGCAACCTCTGCGCAACTTAATTTTCCATCTGATGTTGCTGTAGATAGTTCAGGAAATTTATATATCGCAGATAGCAGTAACCACCGTATTCGTAAAGTAAATACATCCGGTATAATTACAACTGTTGCAGGCACAGGTACAGCAGGTTATTCAGGCGATGGTGGTGCTGCAACTGATGCGAAACTAAACCAGCCGATGGGTGTTACTATCAAGGGAAGCGATTTATACATCGCTGATACAAACAATAATCGGATTCGTAAAGTAGATAGTTCAGGAATAATTACAACTGTAGCAGGCACAGGTGTATCAGGTTCTTCAGGTGATGGTGGTGCTGCAACCTCAGCACAGATTTCAGAAGTGCGTAGTGTAACATTTGATAATGCAGGTAATTATTATATTGTAGAGTTGACAAGCAGTTGTGTTCGTAAAGTGAACACATCAGGTATAATTTCTACTGTTGCAGGCACACCAGGTTCGTCAGGTTTTTCAGGTGATAATGGTGCTGCGACCTCTGCACAACTCTGGAATCCACGAGATATAGCAGTAGATAGTTCAGGTAATTTATATATCGCAGATGGCAGTAACCACCGTATTCGCAGAGTAAATACATCAGGTATAATTACAACTGTTGCAGGCACAGGTACAGCAGGTTATTCAGGTGATGGTGGTGACCCCAGAGCTGCCAATCTTAACGCACCGCATGGTATTGCATTTGATAGTTCCTATAATTTATACTATGTAGGTCACTGTGAGTATACTGTTCGTAAAATTGTTTATACAGGCACTATTCAAGGTAACCTTGTGTATACTGGCAGTCAAACAGGGACATATATTGTAAATGTCTCAACCGATATAAATTTCTCAGTCCAGAATACCACAAAACCAGCCACAACATCATATACTTCATCAGGTTTGCTTGGTGCTAATACACATTATGTACAAGGTTTCTTAGATACTAATGGAAATAGTAAAGTAGAGAATTTTGAGCCACGCAGAGCATACCCGGCTATTCAGCAACCGGATACAGACCCTGCTACTGCAAGTATGAAGCAGAATTATGTTGAAATTGGCTCAACAGTATCTAATATCAATCTGAATTTTATTGATTATGGTGCGTTAGCAGGTGAGATTACAAAAACCAGCGCTCAGACCGGTAATATAGTTGTATATGTGGCTACAAATACATGGCCATCTCCAGGTAACAGGTATTCCCGGACTGGTGCTGGTGAATCAGAATTGGTTCTTGCAGCACCGGGGAATTATACGCTTTATGTTCCAACAGCACCCGGGAATTATTCTGTAATTGCGTTTATTGATGGTGATAGTGATCTTTACAGGGATACCGGTGAAGATTATGCTCAATCATTAGCCACTATGACTGTTACTGCATTAACTACTTCTTATATTAACTTAAATATCGCGCCTGAAACACTTGCACAGCCATCTAATTTCTACGCTACTTCAGTAGCGGTTTCATCTATTCAATGGCAGTTCACAGATAATGCTGATAATGAAACAGGCATGTATGTTTCATCAGGAATCAATACAACAATGCGACTATCCGAGAATTTAGGTCCGTTAGCAGGCACAGGTGGGACAACAAAATGGTGGGAAACCGGGTTATCAATAAACACACAATACACCAGATACGCAGAAGCATATAATGCTGGTGGTTCAACCTGGTCTGTCTCAGCATCAACCTACACACTTGCTAACCCACCGTCAGGCAGTAGTATAGTGTCAGTGTCAAGTTTCAGTATCAGTATTTCGTGGTCAAATAATTCTAATCCTGGTTATACCAGATGGGGTATCTTGCGGTCAAGTGATAATTTTGGAACAAGCACTACATTAAAAGCATTTGTTGATAATTACACGAGTACAAGTTATACCGACTCCGCAGGATTAAATCCTGCGACTACATACTGGTATAAAGTGAATGCATTCAATGAGGATGTATACGCAACTACATATGACACGACTGTATCAACAATAACTTTACCACCACCACTACCTGCACAACCATCTAATTTCTACGCTACTTCAGTAGCGGTTTCATCTATTCAATGGCAGTTCACAGATAATGCTGATAATGAAACAGGCATGTATGTTTCATCAGGAATCAATACAACAATGCGACTATCCGAGAATTTAGGTCCGTTAGCAGGCACAGGTGGGACAACAAAATGGTGGGAAACCGGGTTATCAATAAACACACAATACACCAGATACGCAGAAGCATATAATGCTGGTGGTTCAACCTGGTCTGTCTCAGCATCAACCTACACACTTGCTAACCCACCGTCAGGCAGTAGTATAGTGTCAGTGTCAAGTTTCAGTATCAGTATTTCGTGGTCAAATAATTCTAATCCTGGTTATACCAGATGGGGTATCTTGCGGTCAAGTGATAATTTTGGAACAAGCACTACATTAAAAGCATTTGTTGATAATTACACGAGTACAAGTTATACAGACTCCGCAGGATTAAATCCTGCGACTACATACTGGTATAAAGTGAATGCGTTCAACGAGGATGGGCTTGCTACGGGCTATGACACTACAATAACAACTGTGACACTGCCAGCACCACAACCACCACTCGCACCAAGCAATTTACACCCCACTTTAGTGGGTTCTACATCTATTCAATGGCAGTTCACAGATAATGCAGATAATGAGACGGGATTGTATGTTTCAAGTGGCACGAATACGGCTATGCGAATTTCACCGAATTTAGCGAATGGCACATATACTGGAACAACAAGTTGGGTTGAGACAACACTATCGCCAAATGTTCAATACACCAGATATGCAGAAGCATATAATGCTAGTGGTTCAACATGGTCTGTCTCAGCATCAACCTACACACTTGCTAACCCACCGTCAGGCAGTAGTATAGTGTCAGTATCAAGTTTCAGCATCAGTATATCGTGGTCAAATAATTCTAATCCTGGTTATACCAGATGGGGTATCTTGCGGTCAAGTGATAATTTTGGAACAAGCACTACATTAAAAGCATTTGTTGATAATTACACAAGTACAAGTTATACGGATTCGTTGGGGATAAACCCCAACGCTACATACTGGTATAAGGTGAATGCGTTTAATGAGAATGGGCTTGCTACGGGCTATGACACTACAATAACAACTGTGACACTGCCAGCACCACAACCACCACTCGCACCAAGCAATTTACACCCCACTTTAGTGGGTTCTACATCTATTCAATGGCAGTTCACAGATAATGCAGATAATGAGACGGGATTGTATGTTTCAAGTGGCACGAATACGGCTATGCGAATTTCACCGAATTTAGCGAATGGCACATATACTGGAACAACAAGTTGGGTTGAGACAACACTATCGCCAAATGTTCAATACACCAGATATGCAGAAGCATATAATGCTAGTGGTTCAACATGGTCTGTCTCAGCATCAACCTACACACTTGCTAACCCACCGTCAGGCAGTAGTATAGTGTCAGTATCAAGTTTCAGCATCAGTATATCGTGGTCAAATAATTCTAATCCTAACTATACCAGATGGGGTATCTTGCGGTCATCAGACAGTTTTCTATCAAGTATTACCATTAAAGGTTATGCAGATAATTATACAAATACAAATTATACAGATACTGATGGGCTAACTGCCAGCACCTCGTATTGGTATAAAGTTCAGGGATGGAATCAAAATGGTATAGCAACTGATTTTGATACAACTGTATCAACCCAAACATTATCACCCGAAGCAGTGCCACCACCTGCACAACCAACATACCCGACCACTGCTTTAATAGGCACTACATCTATCCAATGGCAGTTTACAGATAATGCGAATAATGAGACAGGGCTGTATGTTTCATCTGGGACGTCTATCGTCTATCGTCTATCGTCTAATCTTGGTCCGTTAGCAGGCACAGGTGGGACAACAAGTTGGTGGGAACTTTCGTTAGCAGTGAACACACCATACACCAGATACGCAGAAGCCAATAATGCTACAGGCAGTAACTGGTCAGATTCATCAACAAAATATACTGCTGCAAAACCACCGTCAGGAAGTGGCATAGTGTCAGTGTCAAGTGTCAGTGTCAGTATTTCATGGTCTGCGAACAGCAATCCTAATTATACCAGATGGGGTATCTTGCGATCTGCGGATAACTTTGCAAGTTCTACAACATTAAAGTCATTTTCTGATAATTACACGAGTACAAGTTATACAGACTCCGCAGGATTAAATCCTGCGACTACATATTGGTATAAGGTAAATGCGTTCAATGAGGATGGGATTGCTTCGGTCTACGACCTCGCAATGACTACCATTACATTGTTTGTGCCTGTTGCACCGTCAGGAATGAATGGTACTGCATTGTCACCAACATCTATAGAATGGTCTTGGGTTGATAATGCAAGTAATGAAGATGTTTACAGGGTAAAATCAGATACAAACGGGGTAATGGCTTCACTTTCAGCGAATACAAATTCCTGGCCAGAAACCAATCTTTCAGTAAACACCTTGTATAACAGATATGTTGAAGCGTTCAATACAATTGGTGCGTCTTCATCAACTACTGTGGGTAAATATACATTAGCCAATTCACCAGTCACACTTATATTCAAGAGTGTTGGGACATCAAGTGTAGAACTTCAATGGGATGTGAACGATAATCCTATTTGGACAAGGTTTGGAATCGCACAATCTACGACATCAGATTTCACAGGCCCAACAGTCAGCACACCTGTTGTATTTGCTAATAATTTGACTTCTAATGTTAAAACAGTTTCAGACCTTGAAGCTGCGACAACATATTATTTCCGTGTCTGGGCATATAATGGCGACCAAATAGAGTCCGCACCAATTCAAAGCAGTACAAGAACAGTAGTGCCGCCGCTTGTAAGACCAAGCAATTTATACCCCACTTTAGTGGGTTCTACATCTATTCAATGGCAGTTCACAGATAATGCTGATAATGAAACCGGGCTTTATATTTCTACAGGCACTTATACAACAATGCGGATTAGTGAAAATTTAGGTCCTTTAACAGCCACTGGTGGGACAACAAAATGGTGGGAACAAGGGCTTTCAATAAACACAGCGTATACGCGGTATGCAGAAGCATACAACGCTGATGGTAGTATCTGGTCGGTTTCTATATCATCTTATACTGCTGCTATGCCACCGTCATTAACAGCGGTTTTGAATGTATCACAAAATTCTATTACATTGAACTGGTCAAATAACAGTAATCCAACAGGAACAGAATATCAAGCGAGCAGGTCAACTGCATCTAATTTTGGAAATGAAGTGTTCAGCAACTGGACTACTAATACCGGGATTCTTATTGGTTCGTTGCCTTCGGATACTACATATTATTTAAGAGTAAGGGCAAGAAATGGTGATGGTATCATAACTCAATATGATACACCTGTTTCTACAAAGACAGAACCAGGTCCACCAAATGGTACTGCTGATAATTTAACAGGAACTGTTATCTCTACAAGTTCAATCCAATGGGCATGGACAGATACTGCTACAAATGAAACTGGCTACAGAGTAAAAAGATCGCCGGATGGTACAAATATCTCCGGCGATAAACCAAAAGATACGGTCTCATGGCTACAGACCGGGCTGTCCTGTAATGTAATAGCATATGTATATGTAGAAGCGTTTAATGCATATGGTACATCCACATCTGTAATTGCATCAAAATACACACTTGCTAACCCACCGTCGGGGAGTGGTATAGTGTCAGTGTCAAGTTTCAGTATTAGTATTTCCTGGTCAAATAATAGTAATCCTACAGGAACAAAATGGGGTATCTTGCGGTCTGTAGATAATTTTGCAAGTTCTACAACATTAAAGGCATTTTCTGATAATTATACAACAACTTCTTATCTTGCTTCTGACCTTTTACCGCTTACTTCTTATTGGTTCAAGGTCTGTGCATATAATGAAGAAGGTATTGCAACGACTGATATATCAGTAGCTACAATAACACTTTCACCACCTCAACCACCAGCACCTACTACAGGCTGGCTTGCTGGTAAAGTAACAAAGTCAGATGGCATCACTGGAATTGGTCAAGCGGTTGTAGAGGCAATACAGTCAGGTATAGTCAAGAGTAGCGCAACAACATCTACTAATGGCACATATCAATTTATCAACCTGTCAACTGGAACTTACGATGTTCGTGCTACAGCGACAGGTTATATTTCACAGACAAAAACTGGCTATACCGTTTCTGCAGGTGCAACAACTACTGTTAATTTTGTATTACAGGAACAAACTGGAACAATCACAGGCAAAGTGACGAAATCTGACGGAGTTACAGGAATTACTCAAGCAATTGTAGAAGCACTCCAGTCAGGTATAGTCAAGAGTAGCGCAACAACATCTACTAATGGCACATATCAACTTATCAACCTGTCAACTGGAACTTACGATGTTCGTGCTACAGCAACTGGCTATATCTCACAAACAAAAACTGGCTATACTGTTTCTGCTGGTGTTACAACAACTGTTAATTTTGAATTACAAGAAACAGCATCAGTCGGCATAATTTCAGGTAAAGTCACAAAGACCGACGGTACAACTACACTCCCTAACGCATTAGTTGAAGCATTCCAATCCGGCACTATCACCGGTGTAGCAAAGTATTCATCCGCATTGGTAAAATCTACCACTACAACAGACACAGCAGGTAATTATTCACTTGTGCTTACTCCGGGTGTCTACGATATCCGTGTATCTTTAACAGGGTATCAATCCCAAACAAAGATGGGCTGTGAAGCATCTGCCGGTAAAACAACAACACTGGATTTTGCACTATACGCTACAATAGACGAAAAACCACAAAAAGAATATAAAACAACTTTAGGTCAAAATCTTTTTATACCATCAAAAGGCGGTACCTGTAAAGTCGGATTTTCAGTTCCAGTAAGCGGTAAGGTTACAATCAAAATTTATGACATACTGGGTCGGTATATAACAACACTTGTAGATGACGAGTTTAATGCCGGGAATTATCAGAAGGATTGGGATGGTACAGATGAAGGTAAAGAGATTGTCCCACCGGGAGTGTATATTTTGCATTACGAATACCCGGGTGGTAAGAAAGAAACAAGAAAAATAGGAGTGAAACGTTAA
- a CDS encoding PorV/PorQ family protein, with protein MKNNYISMTFWSIFNFTFLIFNCLYAQQSGGIFLEIPSSVRAGGMAESYTALSNETFGLHYNPAGISFIENAAVSFLHHIYLQDFNGEFLGFVKPVGKFAVGCAPAYIGMKQEPIYDTLGNETGESFQYNGLVIPAAVSYLLSKNVAIGTNLKHYSETIDDFSQSVFTVDVGSILSYRSFRLGVSGLNLIGELEGYQLPRTLKTGLAVVAKKFTLSTEFDRQLVKQENLISVGAEVPVAKIFYLRAGYKIKGNGDFGGPTGGVGINWKGINLDYAFSGYGDLGTTHRAGISLALLPEKEKVVEEKREVSVEKPEIITKPVIEKPTVQINIAVADFTGNNVSQADATIVAGFLRTELVKIGYYNVIEKANMDKILAEAAFQQTGCTTSECAVQIGKLLNVREMVVGSLSKLMDTYFITVNLVEVETGKILKSEDIKAQTAADLRAACKELAERICQ; from the coding sequence ATGAAAAATAATTACATTAGTATGACATTTTGGAGCATTTTCAATTTTACATTTTTAATTTTTAATTGCCTTTACGCTCAGCAAAGTGGCGGGATATTTTTAGAGATCCCATCATCAGTTCGAGCAGGTGGTATGGCAGAAAGTTATACCGCACTATCAAACGAGACATTCGGACTGCACTACAACCCTGCGGGAATTTCGTTTATTGAGAATGCTGCGGTCTCGTTTTTGCATCATATATATCTACAAGATTTTAATGGTGAGTTTTTAGGTTTTGTTAAGCCTGTCGGCAAATTCGCGGTTGGTTGCGCACCTGCATATATCGGGATGAAACAAGAGCCGATTTATGATACGCTTGGGAATGAGACCGGCGAAAGTTTTCAGTATAATGGGCTTGTAATACCAGCTGCGGTCTCGTATCTGTTATCCAAAAATGTTGCTATTGGTACAAACCTCAAACATTATTCTGAGACTATAGACGATTTTTCACAGAGTGTTTTTACGGTTGATGTCGGTAGCATTCTATCTTATCGTAGTTTCCGACTCGGTGTTTCAGGACTGAATTTAATCGGTGAACTTGAAGGATATCAACTACCAAGAACACTAAAAACCGGGTTGGCAGTGGTGGCTAAGAAATTTACTTTATCAACCGAATTTGATAGGCAGTTAGTAAAACAAGAAAACCTTATCAGTGTTGGTGCTGAAGTGCCTGTTGCAAAAATATTTTATTTAAGAGCTGGATATAAGATAAAAGGAAATGGAGACTTTGGTGGACCAACCGGTGGAGTTGGTATAAATTGGAAAGGCATCAACCTGGACTATGCATTCTCAGGTTATGGTGATTTAGGCACTACACATAGAGCTGGGATTTCGCTTGCACTGCTGCCTGAAAAAGAAAAAGTGGTAGAAGAAAAAAGGGAGGTATCTGTTGAAAAACCAGAAATTATCACAAAACCTGTTATAGAAAAGCCAACTGTTCAGATAAATATTGCAGTTGCAGATTTTACAGGGAACAATGTATCCCAAGCGGATGCCACTATCGTTGCAGGTTTCTTAAGAACAGAACTGGTAAAAATAGGTTATTATAATGTTATTGAGAAAGCAAATATGGATAAGATATTAGCAGAAGCAGCATTCCAGCAGACGGGTTGTACAACATCAGAATGCGCTGTCCAAATAGGTAAACTGCTGAATGTTAGAGAAATGGTTGTTGGCTCGCTATCAAAACTTATGGATACATATTTTATAACAGTGAATCTTGTAGAGGTAGAAACCGGTAAGATATTGAAATCAGAAGATATAAAAGCACAAACCGCAGCGGACCTTAGAGCTGCCTGTAAAGAACTTGCAGAAAGAATTTGTCAGTAA
- a CDS encoding clostripain-related cysteine peptidase: protein MLKRFLVMGFVGLVLSVFICGLICVNQCFAAKWTYAVYLDADNNLEDAGIDDFLEMAKVGSNSDINIVVQMDRASGYDSTYGDWKTCKRFKITKDMKPYASNALEDLGEANMGSPTTLTNFITWVWTNYPADRYALILWNHGGGWRDRSPSRSPLERAVCWDDGNNDDCLYMKEVRTAISNASHTFDLIGFDACLMGHLEVAYELRNVLDDANGVMVGSEETEPGDGWPHDTILSYLAANPSATPKQLGTAIVDKYGAFYGASAACTQSAIDTTKINDAVSKLNIFADSMNDNSQLTAIQTARTNCKAYSESDGYYGVDIYRFANQVGGTAATNLKTAITSAVVKNYKGSARNDTAKYGSYGLCVYFPKTKSYYDSAYTSAILYGSETTNKWDDFLKRYYDGNLGTGGGSTQTGADGSGTASLSKKGVAPNTYYTSITYTLTPTAAGSLGGGKVEVTIPSGWTAPQNTSSTGKGYVKSYIYKYQTTSYNLTTAISGQKVTITGIPSDRLAYGSGDKLKLQYKKFTTQSTEGTAKFYTKTAGSGGTLTAISKQPTITVGASYASSKSDIDEEVEAEDGSVKQAALGQNYPNPFNPATTFNYFIPEGGRVTIKLYNVAGQEVDTVVDEDQLSGEHSIKYDSGDKLSRGVYYYRLTLNGKEIGTKRAVVLK from the coding sequence ATGTTAAAACGGTTTTTGGTAATGGGTTTTGTGGGATTGGTTTTATCTGTGTTTATCTGTGGTCTCATCTGTGTTAATCAGTGTTTTGCAGCAAAATGGACATATGCTGTTTATTTAGATGCAGATAACAATTTAGAGGATGCCGGTATTGACGATTTCTTAGAGATGGCAAAAGTAGGCAGTAATTCCGATATAAATATCGTTGTCCAGATGGATAGGGCGTCTGGCTATGATTCAACATACGGCGACTGGAAAACCTGCAAGAGATTCAAAATAACAAAAGATATGAAACCTTATGCATCAAACGCACTTGAAGACCTCGGTGAAGCAAATATGGGCTCACCTACTACACTGACAAATTTTATCACCTGGGTATGGACAAATTATCCAGCAGATAGATATGCACTCATTTTATGGAATCACGGTGGCGGCTGGCGTGACCGTTCACCATCTCGGTCTCCATTAGAGCGCGCAGTCTGCTGGGACGATGGAAACAATGATGATTGTCTTTATATGAAAGAAGTAAGAACCGCAATCTCTAATGCATCACATACTTTTGACCTCATTGGATTTGATGCCTGCTTGATGGGACATTTGGAAGTTGCATATGAATTAAGAAATGTTTTAGACGATGCTAACGGCGTGATGGTCGGCTCTGAAGAAACGGAACCTGGCGATGGCTGGCCTCACGATACAATCCTGTCATATCTAGCAGCAAACCCATCTGCAACACCAAAACAATTAGGAACAGCAATCGTTGATAAATATGGTGCTTTTTATGGTGCATCTGCGGCGTGTACTCAATCAGCAATTGATACTACAAAAATAAATGATGCCGTCAGCAAACTAAACATATTTGCGGATTCAATGAATGACAACTCTCAACTTACAGCAATTCAAACGGCGAGAACCAACTGCAAGGCATATTCGGAATCCGACGGTTATTATGGTGTTGATATTTATCGGTTTGCTAATCAGGTTGGTGGCACTGCGGCAACCAACCTGAAAACTGCCATAACATCCGCGGTTGTCAAAAATTACAAGGGCTCTGCAAGAAACGATACTGCAAAATACGGCTCTTACGGGCTCTGCGTCTATTTCCCAAAAACAAAATCATATTATGATTCCGCTTACACCTCTGCGATTTTATACGGCTCTGAAACAACAAACAAATGGGACGATTTCTTGAAACGATATTACGATGGTAATCTCGGAACTGGTGGCGGGTCAACACAAACAGGCGCTGACGGTAGTGGCACAGCATCGCTTTCTAAAAAAGGTGTCGCACCGAATACATATTATACATCAATCACATACACACTAACACCAACAGCAGCAGGTTCACTCGGTGGCGGAAAGGTAGAAGTGACTATTCCATCCGGGTGGACTGCACCACAAAATACTTCATCAACCGGTAAGGGCTATGTTAAATCATATATCTATAAATATCAGACAACTTCATACAACCTTACAACTGCTATATCAGGTCAGAAAGTTACTATAACAGGTATTCCATCAGACCGGCTTGCTTATGGAAGCGGTGATAAATTAAAACTGCAATACAAAAAATTTACAACACAATCAACCGAAGGTACTGCAAAGTTTTATACCAAAACTGCAGGTAGTGGCGGGACACTTACCGCAATCTCAAAACAGCCAACAATAACGGTTGGTGCGTCATATGCTTCTTCAAAAAGCGATATAGATGAAGAGGTTGAGGCAGAAGATGGCAGTGTAAAACAGGCAGCACTTGGACAGAATTATCCGAACCCGTTTAATCCTGCGACAACATTTAATTATTTCATACCTGAAGGCGGGCGGGTAACCATCAAACTTTACAATGTTGCCGGACAGGAAGTGGATACTGTGGTTGATGAAGACCAATTATCAGGCGAGCATTCTATAAAATATGACTCCGGCGATAAACTCTCACGCGGCGTCTATTACTACCGCCTGACTCTTAACGGCAAAGAAATCGGTACAAAACGTGCAGTAGTTCTGAAATGA